From Bacteroidota bacterium, the proteins below share one genomic window:
- the gldL gene encoding gliding motility protein GldL produces MAKLYGWGASIVIVGALFKIQHWPFSGFFLVLGLGTEAVIFFFSAFEPPHEDVDWSLVYPELAGMGDDDHGKREKRKKADPVAQKLDALMADAKIGPELIESLGTGLKSLGDNAGKLADLSDASVATNDYVKNVAKAATEVGNMSNSYTKAAAAIDGLSSSTEEVKVYKDQVVTAGKNLAALNAVYELQLQDSNEHLKQTSRFYEGINELMGNLNASLDDTRKYRDEVAHLAQNLSKLNTVYGNMLSAMTIKS; encoded by the coding sequence ATGGCCAAACTCTATGGATGGGGCGCATCCATCGTTATCGTGGGCGCGCTGTTCAAGATCCAGCACTGGCCGTTCTCCGGATTTTTCCTCGTATTAGGTCTCGGCACAGAAGCCGTGATCTTCTTCTTCTCCGCCTTCGAACCTCCCCACGAAGACGTGGATTGGTCGCTGGTATATCCTGAACTCGCCGGTATGGGCGATGATGACCATGGCAAGCGGGAGAAGCGCAAGAAGGCGGATCCGGTCGCACAGAAACTCGATGCCCTGATGGCCGACGCCAAGATCGGTCCGGAACTGATCGAAAGCCTGGGTACCGGCCTGAAGTCGCTGGGCGACAACGCCGGCAAACTGGCCGACCTCAGCGACGCTTCCGTCGCTACCAACGACTATGTGAAGAACGTTGCCAAGGCTGCTACCGAAGTCGGCAATATGTCGAATTCGTACACCAAAGCCGCTGCCGCGATCGACGGCCTTTCCTCTTCTACGGAAGAAGTGAAAGTGTACAAGGATCAGGTGGTCACCGCCGGTAAGAACCTGGCCGCGCTCAACGCCGTGTACGAACTGCAACTGCAGGACAGCAACGAACACCTCAAGCAGACCAGCCGCTTCTACGAAGGCATCAACGAGCTCATGGGCAACCTCAACGCCTCGCTCGACGATACCCGCAAATACCGCGACGAAGTGGCGCACCTTGCCCAGAACCTGTCCAAACTCAACACGGTTTACGGCAACATGCTTTCCGCAATGACCATCAAGAGCTGA
- a CDS encoding 4-hydroxy-3-methylbut-2-enyl diphosphate reductase → MQTLPRLRLTVTIDPGSGFCFGVVYAIQLAEEILAAEGRLFCLGDIVHNDAEIERLRQKGLRTITHDELRALRDVHVLIRAHGEPPSTYQIAIENNLTLIDASCPVVLKLQNRVRQSADEERDILIYGKRGHAEVEGLIGQVKAKNVIVFQSLEELDFDTLPRSVSLYSQTTKSTEKFYRIYEALTARGIEVELNDTTCRQVSNRDQQLRQFAAAFDKIVFVSGIKSSNGKVLYDVCKAVNNGTFFVSRPDEVQAGWFSPNDRVGICGATSTPMWLMEAVRDRLHSF, encoded by the coding sequence ATCCAGACGCTTCCGCGCCTTCGCCTAACGGTCACCATTGATCCCGGTTCCGGCTTTTGCTTCGGTGTCGTTTATGCCATCCAACTGGCCGAGGAGATCCTCGCTGCGGAAGGTCGGCTGTTCTGTCTGGGCGACATCGTTCACAATGACGCGGAGATCGAACGCCTGCGTCAAAAGGGACTGCGGACAATCACCCATGACGAGCTTCGCGCATTACGCGATGTGCATGTCCTGATCCGGGCGCACGGAGAACCGCCTTCCACCTACCAGATCGCGATCGAAAACAACCTGACCCTGATCGACGCCTCCTGCCCGGTCGTCCTGAAACTCCAAAACCGGGTACGTCAATCAGCGGATGAGGAACGCGACATCCTGATCTACGGCAAGCGCGGTCACGCCGAAGTGGAAGGCCTGATCGGCCAGGTGAAGGCGAAGAACGTCATCGTGTTCCAGTCGCTCGAGGAGCTCGACTTCGACACCCTGCCCCGCAGCGTATCGCTTTACAGCCAGACGACGAAGAGCACCGAGAAATTCTATCGCATTTACGAAGCGCTCACCGCGCGCGGCATCGAAGTGGAGCTGAACGACACCACCTGCCGGCAGGTCTCCAACCGCGATCAGCAGTTGCGGCAATTCGCCGCCGCATTCGACAAGATCGTTTTCGTATCCGGTATAAAATCCTCCAACGGGAAGGTCTTGTACGACGTCTGCAAGGCGGTAAACAATGGTACTTTCTTCGTCAGCCGACCGGACGAAGTGCAGGCAGGGTGGTTTTCGCCGAACGACCGGGTCGGCATCTGTGGCGCTACCTCCACGCCGATGTGGCTGATGGAAGCCGTTCGCGACCGTTTGCACTCCTTTTGA
- the gldN gene encoding gliding motility protein GldN has product MKFRILLVLLLVALAGNVSAQTGGPNVLDGVYVKEHTIERTPLPYAYLREADVMWSKRIWRIIDLNEKMNLPLKYPLSKQTQDRKSLIDLVMDAVQEGSLTAYTFADDEFTAPVTMKEVESRGGARTDTVKMQRPEPPYDEYDTIIAREFSRDKVIGFRMKEDWFFDKQRSVMEVRIIGIAPLIYAVDQDGNVREGNIKIPLFWIYYPEARKLFANAEVFNRSNDAERRSFDDIFQKRLFASYIYKESNVYDRRIDDYKQGMNALLESERIKTEITNMEHDMWEF; this is encoded by the coding sequence ATGAAATTCCGCATCCTGTTGGTTCTCCTGCTCGTCGCACTGGCCGGCAACGTTTCCGCCCAAACCGGCGGCCCGAACGTGCTCGACGGCGTCTACGTGAAGGAGCATACCATCGAACGCACTCCGCTGCCTTACGCTTACCTGCGCGAGGCGGACGTAATGTGGAGCAAACGGATCTGGCGCATCATCGATCTCAACGAGAAGATGAACCTGCCGCTCAAATACCCGCTGAGCAAGCAGACCCAGGACCGCAAATCGCTGATCGACCTGGTGATGGACGCCGTTCAGGAGGGTTCGCTCACCGCGTACACCTTCGCCGACGACGAATTCACGGCACCGGTCACGATGAAGGAAGTGGAGTCACGCGGCGGCGCACGGACCGATACGGTCAAGATGCAGCGTCCGGAACCTCCCTATGACGAATACGATACGATCATCGCGCGGGAATTCTCCCGTGACAAGGTGATCGGGTTCCGTATGAAGGAAGACTGGTTCTTCGACAAGCAGCGTTCGGTCATGGAAGTCCGCATCATCGGCATCGCGCCGCTGATCTACGCGGTCGACCAGGACGGAAACGTGCGCGAAGGCAACATCAAGATCCCGCTGTTCTGGATCTACTATCCGGAAGCGCGCAAGCTGTTCGCCAACGCCGAAGTCTTCAACCGTTCCAACGACGCCGAGCGACGCTCGTTCGACGACATCTTCCAAAAGCGACTCTTTGCTTCGTACATCTACAAGGAGTCCAACGTGTACGACCGTCGTATCGACGACTACAAACAGGGCATGAACGCCTTGCTGGAGTCGGAGCGGATCAAGACGGAGATCACGAATATGGAACACGATATGTGGGAATTCTAA
- the gldM gene encoding gliding motility protein GldM — protein MINMMYLVLTALLALNVTKEVINAFVTINESVQLSKDNLDKKNQNTYAAFAQAMSVDANKYKDVNDRANAVKKSAGDLVKFIEELKTQLVTTTDHIDAGQPVPELRMMERKDDYDVPTNLMCGDDQNGKGKAATELKNKLEAFKKVILANAPKGSGVADPKQLDKLLNTADPEKPEEGKRTWEMVNFYHNPVVATVALLTKLQSDVRNAESQVIDELLTSVDKNIVKLDKLNAKVIANSTVVTIGSEFQADVFLSATSSTMAPEVFIGATYDSTSKACKGCDGNALPVEGGYAKYSDRPGSEGEKKWSGVIRVKKPDGSYDHYPFSSSYVAQKPNSVVSADNMNVLYIGVENPMSISVPGVTHDKVKVTIEGAGGALRPNPSAGAGRYTATVGSVGKATIRVSAEIGGKVMPMGAFEYRVKRVPDPVATISNSKGGNIGKNLLMAGTLIPILENFDFKLFFKITGFKMTITGKGKDLVEYETQGNQLSQPMRDALSKTRAGDKVFFEYIKARMDGGNDPSPRNLSPMAFTIQ, from the coding sequence ATGATCAACATGATGTATCTCGTGTTGACCGCCCTTCTTGCCCTGAACGTGACGAAAGAGGTCATCAACGCCTTCGTCACGATCAATGAAAGCGTGCAATTGTCGAAAGACAATCTTGATAAAAAGAACCAGAACACCTACGCGGCTTTCGCGCAGGCCATGTCGGTTGACGCCAACAAGTACAAGGACGTCAACGACCGGGCCAATGCGGTCAAGAAGTCGGCCGGCGATCTGGTGAAGTTTATTGAAGAACTGAAGACTCAATTAGTCACCACGACCGATCATATCGACGCGGGTCAGCCCGTTCCGGAACTTCGCATGATGGAGCGGAAGGACGACTATGACGTTCCGACCAACCTCATGTGCGGCGACGACCAGAATGGCAAAGGCAAGGCGGCGACCGAGCTGAAGAATAAGCTCGAAGCCTTCAAGAAAGTCATTCTTGCCAATGCCCCCAAAGGCAGCGGCGTGGCCGATCCCAAGCAATTGGACAAACTGCTCAACACGGCTGATCCGGAGAAACCCGAGGAAGGCAAGCGCACCTGGGAAATGGTGAACTTCTATCACAACCCGGTCGTAGCGACGGTCGCCCTGCTCACGAAACTGCAGAGTGACGTCCGCAACGCGGAATCGCAGGTGATCGATGAACTGTTGACCTCCGTCGACAAGAACATCGTGAAACTGGATAAGCTCAACGCCAAGGTGATCGCCAACAGTACGGTGGTGACCATCGGCTCGGAGTTCCAGGCGGATGTGTTCCTGTCGGCTACTTCGTCAACGATGGCGCCCGAAGTCTTCATCGGCGCTACCTATGACTCGACCAGCAAGGCCTGCAAAGGCTGCGACGGTAACGCGCTGCCGGTAGAAGGCGGCTATGCCAAATATTCCGATCGTCCGGGTTCCGAAGGCGAGAAGAAGTGGAGCGGTGTGATCCGTGTCAAGAAGCCCGACGGCTCCTACGACCACTATCCGTTCAGCTCTTCCTACGTAGCGCAGAAACCGAACTCGGTTGTGTCCGCCGACAACATGAACGTGCTTTATATCGGCGTTGAAAACCCGATGTCGATCTCGGTTCCCGGCGTTACGCACGATAAAGTGAAAGTGACCATCGAAGGTGCCGGTGGCGCGCTGCGTCCGAATCCTTCCGCCGGTGCGGGTCGTTATACCGCTACGGTCGGATCGGTCGGCAAGGCTACCATCCGCGTTTCCGCCGAGATCGGCGGGAAGGTCATGCCGATGGGCGCGTTCGAGTACCGCGTGAAGCGTGTACCGGATCCGGTCGCTACGATCTCGAACAGCAAGGGCGGCAACATCGGCAAGAACCTGCTCATGGCAGGTACGCTGATTCCGATCCTGGAAAACTTCGACTTCAAATTGTTCTTTAAGATCACGGGCTTCAAGATGACCATCACCGGTAAGGGCAAGGACCTCGTCGAATACGAGACGCAGGGTAACCAGCTCAGCCAGCCGATGCGCGACGCGCTTTCCAAGACGCGCGCGGGCGATAAGGTCTTCTTCGAATACATCAAGGCGCGCATGGACGGCGGTAACGACCCGTCTCCGCGTAACTTGTCCCCGATGGCCTTCACCATCCAGTAA